The following coding sequences lie in one Cyanobacterium stanieri LEGE 03274 genomic window:
- the petN gene encoding cytochrome b6-f complex subunit PetN: MDILTLGWVGVLSLFTWSIAMVVWGRKGF, translated from the coding sequence ATGGATATTCTTACTTTAGGTTGGGTTGGTGTACTTTCTTTATTTACATGGTCTATTGCAATGGTAGTATGGGGGCGTAAAGGTTTTTAA